The Actinomadura sp. WMMB 499 genome includes a window with the following:
- a CDS encoding MHYT domain-containing protein produces MDHMQHFAYGPITPIAAYVMSFIGSFLGLRCATRARADTGTGRLSWVVCAALAIGGAGIWVMHFVAMLGFGVDGTEIRYDVWLTIASAVLAVVIVGIGMFLVVVFGGRRAWILLPAGVVTGVGVAAMHYAGMAAMEMSARVSYDETWVVLSVLVAVAAATAALWFGVRLRGLPATIGAAAVMGLAVSGMHYSGMVGMHVEVVPGLSEPSGATAGQLLVPSLVVVGVLAVVLVSIVSTSPDEDEMNRIAELQRILEERRRGTAAPGAPPRG; encoded by the coding sequence ATGGACCACATGCAGCACTTCGCTTACGGTCCGATCACACCGATCGCGGCGTACGTGATGTCCTTCATCGGATCGTTCCTCGGCCTGCGGTGTGCGACCCGCGCGCGGGCCGACACCGGGACCGGGCGCCTGTCCTGGGTGGTGTGCGCCGCGCTGGCGATCGGCGGCGCGGGCATCTGGGTCATGCACTTCGTCGCCATGCTCGGCTTCGGCGTCGACGGCACGGAGATCCGTTACGACGTCTGGCTCACCATCGCCAGCGCGGTGCTCGCGGTCGTGATCGTGGGCATCGGGATGTTCCTGGTGGTCGTCTTCGGCGGTAGGCGAGCGTGGATCCTGCTGCCTGCCGGGGTGGTCACCGGAGTCGGCGTCGCCGCCATGCACTACGCCGGGATGGCGGCCATGGAGATGTCCGCCCGCGTCTCCTACGACGAGACCTGGGTCGTGCTGTCGGTCCTCGTCGCAGTGGCCGCGGCCACCGCCGCGCTCTGGTTCGGCGTCCGGCTGCGGGGCCTGCCCGCCACCATCGGTGCGGCCGCTGTCATGGGCCTGGCCGTCTCCGGAATGCACTACTCCGGCATGGTGGGCATGCACGTGGAAGTCGTCCCGGGACTGAGCGAACCGTCCGGTGCGACCGCCGGTCAGTTGCTGGTGCCCTCCCTGGTGGTCGTCGGCGTCCTGGCCGTGGTGCTGGTCTCGATCGTCTCGACGTCCCCGGACGAGGACGAGATGAACCGGATCGCGGAGTTGCAGCGGATCCTGGAGGAGCGCAGGCGCGGCACGGCCGCGCCCGGCGCGCCGCCGCGGGGCTGA
- a CDS encoding alpha/beta fold hydrolase, giving the protein MIRSLKTATLTALAATALGTGLVGCDEDALDGFDPLASSSQKAEVDTFTGTKEIEVGGKRVNVSCTGEFADGEPVIVLMHGGGDALDKLAPLQKTLATDHRVCSYDRLGAGKSAKPDGPQSFDSTGKVLTGLLDEIAGQNPVVLAGHSLGGLIAARYAPAHQERVAGLVLMDATPATMVADISKIIPASEQGPAAQVRAQNLAIFAGQNPEKLVIEDGPVKSAGDIPVEVIKHGQPYLAAVPQYGDKLEQAWTAGQREWLELSDAAKLTVADKAGHYIYQDTPDIAVKTIKDVTAKASGA; this is encoded by the coding sequence ATGATCCGCTCCCTCAAGACCGCCACCCTGACCGCCCTGGCCGCCACCGCCCTGGGCACCGGGCTCGTCGGCTGCGACGAGGACGCGCTGGACGGCTTCGACCCGCTGGCCTCCTCCTCGCAGAAGGCCGAGGTCGACACCTTCACCGGCACCAAGGAAATCGAGGTCGGCGGCAAGCGGGTGAACGTGTCGTGCACCGGGGAGTTCGCCGACGGCGAGCCGGTCATCGTGCTGATGCACGGCGGCGGCGACGCGCTGGACAAGCTCGCCCCCCTGCAGAAGACCCTCGCCACCGACCACCGGGTCTGCTCCTACGACCGCCTCGGCGCCGGTAAGAGCGCCAAGCCCGACGGCCCGCAGTCCTTCGACAGCACCGGCAAGGTGCTGACCGGGCTGCTGGACGAGATCGCCGGGCAGAACCCGGTCGTGCTGGCCGGGCACTCGCTGGGCGGGCTGATCGCCGCCCGCTACGCGCCGGCCCACCAGGAGCGGGTCGCCGGGCTGGTGCTGATGGACGCCACCCCCGCCACCATGGTCGCCGACATCTCGAAGATCATCCCCGCGTCCGAGCAGGGCCCGGCGGCGCAGGTCCGGGCGCAGAACCTGGCGATCTTCGCCGGGCAGAACCCCGAGAAGCTGGTGATCGAGGACGGGCCGGTGAAGTCCGCCGGGGACATCCCGGTCGAGGTCATCAAGCACGGGCAGCCGTACCTGGCGGCCGTCCCGCAGTACGGGGACAAGCTGGAGCAGGCGTGGACCGCGGGCCAGCGCGAGTGGCTCGAGCTGTCGGACGCCGCCAAGCTGACCGTGGCCGACAAGGCCGGGCACTACATCTACCAGGACACCCCGGACATCGCCGTCAAGACCATCAAGGACGTCACCGCCAAGGCCTCGGGCGCCTGA
- a CDS encoding PPOX class F420-dependent oxidoreductase gives MSRPPLPPEAEAMLAKPNPCVIATLRSDGTPVTAATWYLWEDGRVLVNMDEGRVRLRHLRADPRASLTVLDENWYTHVTLIGHATEIREDEGLADIDRLSRHYGGQAYPDRERKRFSAWITVDRWHGWGELKDTDQASG, from the coding sequence ATGTCCAGGCCACCGCTGCCGCCGGAAGCCGAGGCGATGCTCGCCAAGCCGAACCCGTGCGTCATCGCCACCCTGCGCTCGGACGGCACCCCGGTGACCGCCGCGACCTGGTACCTGTGGGAGGACGGCCGCGTCCTCGTCAACATGGACGAGGGACGGGTGCGGCTCCGGCACCTGCGGGCCGACCCGCGCGCGTCCCTGACCGTCCTCGACGAGAACTGGTACACGCACGTCACCCTCATCGGTCACGCCACCGAGATCCGCGAGGACGAGGGACTCGCCGACATCGACCGGCTCTCCCGGCACTACGGCGGCCAGGCATACCCCGACCGCGAGCGCAAGCGGTTCAGCGCCTGGATCACGGTGGACCGCTGGCACGGCTGGGGCGAGCTGAAGGACACCGACCAGGCGTCGGGCTGA
- the wrbA gene encoding NAD(P)H:quinone oxidoreductase — protein sequence MMEPVNVAIIYYSATGTVHALARAAAEGAEKAGARVRLRRVAEPAAPEAIEAQPAWARHVRDAADVPEVVHDDLVWADAMLFGTPARFGNPASALRAFIETTGPLAFQGVLTDKVYSAFTASNTAHGGQESTLLALGNTFYHWGGVIVPPGYTDPVQFTSGNPYGTSHVAGDGPPGDVSLEAARHQARRVAGTAAALKAGRAAA from the coding sequence ATGATGGAACCCGTCAACGTCGCGATCATTTACTACAGTGCCACCGGCACCGTGCACGCCCTGGCTCGGGCCGCCGCCGAGGGCGCGGAGAAGGCCGGCGCGCGTGTCCGGTTGCGCCGCGTCGCCGAGCCCGCCGCACCGGAGGCGATCGAGGCGCAGCCCGCATGGGCACGGCACGTCCGGGACGCCGCCGACGTCCCCGAGGTCGTGCACGACGACCTGGTCTGGGCGGACGCGATGCTGTTCGGCACCCCGGCACGCTTCGGCAACCCGGCGAGCGCGCTCCGGGCGTTCATCGAGACGACCGGCCCGCTGGCGTTCCAGGGGGTGCTCACGGACAAGGTGTACTCGGCCTTCACCGCCTCCAACACCGCCCACGGCGGGCAGGAGTCCACGCTCCTGGCGCTGGGGAACACCTTCTACCACTGGGGCGGCGTCATCGTGCCGCCCGGCTACACCGACCCCGTCCAGTTCACGTCGGGCAACCCCTACGGCACCTCCCACGTCGCCGGTGACGGCCCGCCCGGAGACGTGTCCCTGGAGGCCGCCCGGCACCAGGCCCGGCGCGTCGCCGGCACCGCGGCCGCGCTCAAGGCGGGCCGGGCCGCGGCCTGA
- the upp gene encoding uracil phosphoribosyltransferase — protein sequence MQTLAVDHPLVAHKLTTLRDSRTDSPTFRRLADELVTLLAYEATRDVRVAEVTVPTPLVDAEGVQLASPKPLVVPILRAGLGMLDGMTRLLPTAEVGFLGMIRDEGSLQAQTYATRLPDDLSGRQCYVLDPMLATGGTLAAAIRLLCERGATDVTALCLLAAPEGLKYLEQAFADLTAPVRVVTAAIDSHLNERGFIVPGLGDAGDRLYGVV from the coding sequence ATGCAGACCCTCGCCGTCGACCACCCGCTCGTCGCGCACAAGCTCACCACCCTCCGGGACTCGCGCACCGACTCGCCCACGTTCCGCAGGCTGGCCGACGAGCTGGTCACCCTGCTCGCCTACGAAGCCACCCGCGACGTCCGGGTCGCCGAGGTCACGGTCCCGACGCCGCTGGTGGACGCCGAGGGCGTCCAGCTCGCCAGCCCGAAGCCGCTGGTCGTGCCGATCCTGCGCGCGGGCCTCGGGATGCTGGACGGGATGACCCGGCTGCTGCCCACCGCCGAGGTCGGCTTCCTCGGCATGATCCGGGACGAGGGCTCCCTGCAGGCCCAGACGTACGCGACGCGGCTGCCCGACGACCTGTCCGGCCGGCAGTGCTACGTCCTGGACCCCATGCTCGCGACGGGCGGGACGCTCGCCGCCGCGATCCGGCTGCTGTGCGAGCGCGGCGCCACCGACGTCACCGCCCTCTGCCTGCTGGCCGCGCCCGAGGGGCTGAAGTACCTGGAGCAGGCGTTCGCCGACCTCACCGCCCCGGTCCGCGTCGTCACCGCCGCGATCGACTCGCACCTGAACGAGCGGGGGTTCATCGTCCCCGGCCTCGGCGACGCGGGGGACCGGCTGTACGGCGTCGTCTGA
- a CDS encoding tRNA adenosine deaminase-associated protein, which yields MTDVDATDFAVVVYREDEAWEAEVLPVALTEDLAGLIHALRQQPSLGGTVGLVAVGDDFFVAIRLLGDEVMVFLSDVTASVDWPLATQVLEYLDIPVPDEEELDQVLPVGDMSIFADLGLDEMELGAISGDLELYPDEMLLSIAGRLGFATAFERTVDLLG from the coding sequence ATGACGGATGTGGACGCGACGGACTTCGCCGTCGTGGTGTACCGGGAGGACGAAGCCTGGGAGGCCGAGGTGCTCCCGGTGGCACTGACCGAGGACCTCGCTGGGCTGATCCATGCCCTGCGGCAGCAGCCGAGCCTGGGCGGGACGGTCGGGCTCGTGGCGGTCGGCGACGACTTCTTCGTGGCGATCCGCCTGCTCGGTGACGAGGTGATGGTGTTCCTCTCGGACGTCACCGCCTCCGTGGACTGGCCGCTCGCCACGCAGGTCCTGGAATACCTGGACATTCCCGTCCCGGACGAGGAGGAGCTCGACCAGGTCCTCCCGGTCGGCGACATGTCGATCTTCGCCGACCTGGGGCTCGACGAGATGGAGCTCGGCGCCATCTCCGGCGACCTCGAGCTCTACCCGGACGAGATGCTGCTGAGCATCGCGGGCCGCCTCGGCTTCGCCACCGCCTTCGAACGCACCGTCGACCTCCTCGGCTGA
- the sigJ gene encoding RNA polymerase sigma factor SigJ, with protein sequence MSTPPEPDLSAIISERGHLTNLAYRMLGSLTEAEDVVQETYARWYAMPEERRAAVGSPGGWLTTVASRICLDLLGSARARRERYVGEWIPEPLPDRTEWTGGAGGAPVDPADRITLDESVGMAFLVVLDAMTPAERVAFVLHDVFRYPFAEVAEIVGRTPAACRQLASSARRRVRASRTGAVPAAEHAGIVRAFRRAWEAGDVDALIGLLDAGATVTGDGGGLARAALRPVGGAEEIARFLADRAAAMSGVSIVECTVNGQPGLAARRDGGTLAAYAFDIAGDRIRHIWAVLNPEKLRPWTP encoded by the coding sequence ATGAGCACCCCACCCGAACCGGACCTGAGCGCGATCATCAGCGAGCGCGGCCACCTGACGAACCTCGCGTACCGGATGCTGGGCTCGCTGACCGAGGCCGAGGACGTCGTCCAGGAGACCTACGCCCGCTGGTACGCCATGCCGGAAGAGCGGCGCGCGGCCGTCGGGTCGCCCGGCGGCTGGCTGACGACCGTGGCGAGCCGCATCTGCCTGGACCTGCTCGGCTCGGCGCGGGCGCGGCGGGAACGCTACGTGGGCGAGTGGATCCCCGAGCCGCTGCCCGACCGCACGGAATGGACGGGCGGGGCGGGCGGCGCCCCGGTCGACCCGGCCGACCGGATCACCCTGGACGAGTCGGTCGGCATGGCGTTCCTCGTCGTGCTCGACGCGATGACCCCGGCCGAGCGCGTCGCGTTCGTCCTGCACGACGTCTTCCGGTACCCGTTCGCCGAGGTCGCCGAGATCGTCGGCCGCACCCCGGCGGCGTGCCGCCAGCTCGCCTCGTCGGCCCGCCGCCGCGTCCGCGCGTCCCGGACGGGCGCGGTCCCGGCGGCCGAGCACGCCGGGATCGTCCGGGCCTTCCGGCGGGCCTGGGAGGCCGGGGACGTCGACGCGCTGATCGGCCTGCTGGACGCGGGCGCCACGGTGACCGGCGACGGGGGCGGCCTCGCCCGCGCCGCGCTCCGTCCCGTCGGCGGCGCCGAGGAGATCGCGCGCTTCCTCGCGGACCGCGCCGCGGCGATGTCCGGCGTGTCGATCGTGGAGTGCACGGTCAACGGCCAGCCCGGCCTGGCGGCCCGGCGGGACGGCGGCACCCTGGCGGCGTACGCGTTCGACATCGCGGGGGACCGGATCAGGCACATCTGGGCGGTCCTCAACCCGGAGAAGCTCCGCCCCTGGACGCCGTAG
- the tadA gene encoding tRNA adenosine(34) deaminase TadA, which produces MRRALAEARLAADAGEIPVGAVVLDPSGEVIGAGHNDRERTGDPTGHAEIVALRAAASVRGEWRLSGCTLVVTLEPCTMCAGASVQARVARLVYGAVDAKAGAVGSLWDVVRDRRLNHRPEVVAGLLADECAAPLIEFFAGRRVR; this is translated from the coding sequence ATGCGGCGTGCGCTGGCGGAGGCGCGGCTGGCGGCGGACGCCGGCGAGATCCCCGTCGGCGCGGTCGTCCTCGACCCGTCCGGGGAGGTCATCGGGGCCGGGCACAACGACCGGGAGCGCACCGGCGACCCGACCGGGCACGCGGAGATCGTCGCGCTGCGCGCCGCCGCGTCCGTCCGCGGCGAGTGGCGGCTGTCCGGCTGCACGCTCGTCGTGACGCTCGAACCCTGCACGATGTGCGCGGGCGCGTCCGTACAGGCCCGCGTCGCCCGTCTCGTCTACGGCGCCGTCGACGCGAAGGCGGGCGCCGTGGGCTCGCTGTGGGACGTCGTCCGGGACCGGCGGCTCAACCACCGGCCCGAGGTCGTCGCGGGCCTGCTGGCCGACGAGTGCGCGGCACCGCTAATCGAGTTCTTCGCAGGGCGCCGCGTCCGGTAG
- the tgmC gene encoding ATP-grasp peptide maturase system methyltransferase has protein sequence MTEDERVAGLRQALADELERAGDLRSREWRRAVERVPRHLFVPEFFERTDIPDRGTLWAPVRRDDDRWLDLAYRDETWVTQLDRHLTPRDAAGPVGGDPTSSSTMPGLVVRMLEDLDVTDGASVLEIGTGTGYSTALMCERLGDGSVTSIEVDPCIAANAAAALRRAGYAPNLVVGDGLDGDAGHAPYDRIIATCSVRTIPRAWLVQARPGARVLVTVTGWLGGYGLALLEVDGDGVAEGRFLPGTISFMVARPQAAPVIGDERWGAAFEALADAEVRRAAVGPDVLRDWTGAFVAQLAVPTVVAQRMRVDGGPWVEYCLDTASGAVASLTPERGGGWTVRQAGPGRVWDDVEAAVLRWRDAGSPPQERFRIRTDGRVRSVWFDGADGPVSWASS, from the coding sequence GTGACCGAGGACGAACGGGTCGCGGGGCTGCGGCAGGCGCTCGCCGACGAGCTCGAACGGGCCGGCGATCTGCGCTCGCGGGAGTGGCGGCGCGCCGTCGAGCGGGTGCCGCGCCACCTGTTCGTCCCCGAGTTCTTCGAGCGGACCGACATCCCCGACCGGGGCACGCTGTGGGCGCCGGTCCGCAGGGACGACGACCGATGGCTCGACCTCGCCTACCGGGACGAGACGTGGGTGACCCAGCTCGACCGGCATCTCACGCCGCGCGACGCGGCCGGTCCGGTCGGCGGCGATCCGACCTCGTCGTCCACGATGCCCGGCCTGGTCGTGCGCATGCTCGAGGACCTGGACGTCACCGACGGCGCGAGCGTCCTGGAGATCGGCACCGGGACCGGATACTCGACGGCGCTGATGTGCGAGCGGCTCGGCGACGGGAGCGTCACCTCGATCGAGGTCGACCCCTGTATCGCCGCGAACGCGGCAGCCGCGCTGCGCAGGGCGGGGTACGCCCCGAACCTGGTGGTCGGTGACGGACTGGACGGCGACGCCGGGCACGCCCCGTACGACCGGATCATCGCGACCTGCTCGGTTCGGACGATCCCCCGTGCGTGGCTCGTCCAGGCGCGTCCGGGCGCGCGCGTCCTGGTCACGGTCACCGGGTGGCTCGGCGGGTACGGGCTCGCGCTGCTGGAGGTGGACGGTGATGGGGTCGCCGAGGGCCGGTTCCTGCCCGGCACCATCTCGTTCATGGTCGCGCGCCCGCAGGCCGCGCCGGTGATCGGGGACGAGCGGTGGGGCGCGGCGTTCGAGGCGCTCGCCGACGCCGAGGTCCGGCGTGCGGCCGTCGGTCCCGACGTGCTCCGGGACTGGACGGGCGCGTTCGTGGCGCAGCTCGCGGTGCCCACGGTCGTCGCGCAACGGATGCGCGTCGACGGCGGCCCGTGGGTCGAGTACTGCCTCGACACGGCGAGCGGCGCCGTCGCGTCCCTCACGCCCGAGCGCGGGGGCGGCTGGACGGTCCGGCAGGCGGGGCCGGGCCGGGTGTGGGACGACGTCGAGGCGGCCGTCCTGCGCTGGCGGGACGCCGGGAGTCCGCCGCAGGAGCGCTTCCGGATACGAACCGACGGACGCGTCCGGTCGGTGTGGTTCGACGGTGCGGACGGCCCGGTCTCGTGGGCTTCGTCCTGA
- a CDS encoding PH domain-containing protein, whose protein sequence is MRLVTPGDSAPASVNKYLLPHENQVITVRRHPAVLMVPVGLVLGGLIVAGVAVNTVGAVIMWIWWGWLALLAWFVWRVAEWSVDYFVITNQRMLLTTGILTRKVAMMPLAKVTDMSFKRSITGRMLGYGEFVLESAGQDQALTNVDYLPYPEQLYLEVCEMIFPNKNPDD, encoded by the coding sequence ATGAGACTCGTGACCCCGGGCGACTCCGCCCCCGCGTCCGTCAACAAGTACCTGCTCCCGCACGAGAACCAGGTCATCACCGTCCGCCGGCACCCGGCGGTGCTGATGGTCCCGGTCGGGCTCGTCCTCGGCGGCCTGATCGTCGCGGGCGTCGCGGTCAACACCGTCGGCGCCGTCATCATGTGGATCTGGTGGGGCTGGCTCGCGCTGCTCGCCTGGTTCGTGTGGCGCGTCGCGGAATGGTCGGTCGACTACTTCGTCATCACGAACCAGCGGATGCTGCTGACCACGGGAATCCTCACCCGCAAGGTCGCGATGATGCCGCTGGCCAAGGTCACCGACATGAGCTTCAAACGGTCGATCACCGGCCGGATGCTCGGTTACGGTGAGTTCGTGCTGGAGTCCGCCGGCCAGGACCAGGCGCTGACGAACGTCGACTACCTCCCCTACCCCGAGCAGCTCTACCTCGAGGTCTGCGAGATGATCTTCCCCAACAAGAACCCCGACGACTAG